In Burkholderia pyrrocinia, the following proteins share a genomic window:
- the nthB gene encoding nitrile hydratase subunit beta: MDGFHDLGGFQGFGPVPHTINSLGYKPVFKEDWEHLAYSLMFIGVDQLKKFSVDEVRHAVERIDVRQHVGTRYYERYVIATATLLVETGVLTQDELDGALGSHFRLANPPHSAGRAAPAGSARFEVGDRVIVRDECVSGHIRAPGYVRGKEGVVLHRTTESWPFPDAIGHGDPHAAHQPTYHVEFRVKDLWGDAADDGYVVADLFEGYLDRASETTA, from the coding sequence ATGGACGGCTTTCACGACCTCGGCGGCTTCCAGGGCTTCGGCCCGGTGCCGCACACGATCAACAGTCTCGGCTACAAGCCGGTCTTCAAGGAAGACTGGGAGCATCTCGCGTACAGCCTGATGTTCATCGGCGTGGACCAACTGAAAAAATTCAGCGTCGACGAAGTGCGTCACGCGGTCGAACGAATCGACGTGCGTCAGCACGTCGGCACGCGCTACTACGAGCGCTACGTGATTGCGACCGCGACGCTGCTTGTCGAAACCGGCGTGCTGACGCAGGACGAACTCGACGGCGCGCTCGGCTCGCATTTCCGGCTCGCGAACCCGCCGCATTCCGCCGGCCGCGCGGCGCCTGCCGGCTCGGCGCGGTTCGAGGTCGGCGATCGCGTGATTGTTCGCGACGAATGCGTGAGCGGGCACATCCGCGCGCCGGGCTACGTGCGCGGCAAGGAAGGCGTCGTGCTGCACCGGACGACCGAATCGTGGCCGTTCCCGGACGCGATCGGCCATGGCGACCCCCACGCTGCGCATCAGCCGACTTATCACGTCGAATTTCGCGTGAAGGATCTGTGGGGCGACGCCGCCGACGACGGCTATGTCGTAGCCGACCTGTTCGAAGGCTACCTGGACCGCGCGTCGGAGACGACCGCATGA